The following are from one region of the Vitis riparia cultivar Riparia Gloire de Montpellier isolate 1030 chromosome 14, EGFV_Vit.rip_1.0, whole genome shotgun sequence genome:
- the LOC117930041 gene encoding receptor-like protein EIX2 has translation MDCLEVEKEALLKFKQGLTDPSGRLSSWVGEDCCKWRGVSCYNRTGRVIKLKLGNPFPNSLEGDGTVSELGGEINPSLLNLKYLNYLDLSMNNFEGMEIPKFIGSLGKLRYLNLSGASFDGIVPPNIANLSNLRYLDLNTYSIEPNKNGLEWLSGLSSLKYLNLGGIDLSKAAAYWLQTINTLPSLLELHMPNCQLSNLPLSLPFLNFTSLSVLDLSNNGFDSTIPNWLFNLSSLVYLDLNSNNLQGGLPDAFQNFTSLQLLDLSKNSNIEGEFPRTLGNLCYLRVLILSVNKLSGEITEFLDGLSACSYSTLENLDLGFNKLTGNLPDSLGHLKNLIYLQLRSNSFRGPIPETIGSLSSLQELYLSQNQMGGIIPDSLGQLSSLVVQELNENSWEGVITEAHFANLSSLKQLSITKSSPNVSLVFNISSDWAPPFKLTYINLRSCQLGPKFPTWLRTQNELTTVVLNNAGISGTIPDWLWKLDLQLSELDIAYNQLSGRVPNSLVFSYLANVDLSSNLFDGPLPLWSSNVSTLYLRDNFFSGPIPQNIAEAMPILTDLDISWNSLNGSIPLSMGNLQALMTLIISNNHLSGEIPQFWNKMPSLYIVDMSNNSLSGTIPRSLGSLTTLRFLVLSNNNLSGELPSHLQNCSALESLDLGDNKFSGNIPSWIGETMPSLLILALRSNFFSGNIPSEICALSALHILDLSHNNVSGFIPPCFRNLSGFKSELSDDDIARYEGRLNLYSKGRAIEYYHSLYLVNSLDLSCNNLSGEIPIELTSLLKLGTLNLSSNNLGGTIPEKIGNLQWLETLDLSRNKLSGPIPMSMASITFLVHLNLSHNNLSGKIPTGNQLQTLIDSSIYQGNLALCGFPLTNECHDNNGTNPTGKGEDKDDEDGDDSELPWFFVSMGLGFIIGHWGVCGTLVIKKSWRYAYFRFVDKMKDRLLLAVALNVARLTRKV, from the coding sequence ATGGATTGCCTAGAAGTAGAGAAGGAAGCCCTTCTCAAGTTCAAACAAGGCCTCACAGATCCTTCAGGTCGGCTGTCATCTTGGGTCGGAGAAGATTGTTGTAAATGGAGAGGAGTTAGCTGCTATAACAGGACTGGACGCGTCATCAAGCTCAAACTTGGCAACCCATTCCCAAACAGTTTGGAGGGCGATGGAACAGTTAGCGAGTTGGGCGGTGAGATCAATCCTTCTTTGCTCAATTTGAAATATCTGAATTATCTAGACCTCAGCATgaataattttgaaggaatggaAATCCCAAAATTCATTGGATCACTTGGGAAGTTGAGATATCTCAATCTCTCTGGAGCATCCTTTGATGGTATAGTCCCTCCAAATATTGCAAACCTCTCAAACTTGCGCTACCTTGATCTCAACACATACTCTATCGAACCAAACAAGAATGGCCTAGAATGGCTGTCAGGCCTTTCTTCTTTGAAGTACCTTAACTTGGGAGGTATTGATCTCAGCAAGGCTGCAGCCTACTGGCTCCAGACCATTAATACTTTACCGTCTCTTTTGGAGTTGCACATGCCCAACTGTCAACTTTCCAAccttcctctttctcttccaTTTCTCAATTTTACCTCTCTTTCCGTTCTTGATCTCTCAAACAATGGGTTTGACTCCACCATTCCTAACTGGTTATTTAATCTCAGTAGCCTTGTGTACCTTGATCTCAACTCCAACAACCTCCAAGGTGGACTCCCAGATGCATTCCAAAACTTCACTTCTCTCCAGCTACTTGATTTGTCCAAGAATTCGAACATCGAAGGAGAGTTTCCGAGAACACTGGGAAATTTGTGCTATTTGCGGGTATTGATTCTTTCTGTTAACAAACTTTCTGGTGAGATAACTGAGTTCCTCGATGGCTTATCAGCATGCTCTTACAGTACCTTAGAGAATCTGGATTTGGGATTCAATAAACTGACTGGAAACCTACCAGATTCACTGGGGCATCTTAAGAATTTAATATATCTTCAATTACGGTCTAATTCATTTCGCGGTCCAATTCCAGAAACAATTGGGAGCTTATCCTCTTTACAGGAATTGTACCTCTCGCAGAATCAAATGGGTGGGATCATCCCAGACAGCCTTGGACAACTCTCATCACTGGTCGTGCAAGAGCTCAATGAGAACTCGTGGGAAGGTGTCATAACAGAAGCTCATTTTGCCAACCTCTCAAGCTTAAAGCAGTTGTCTATTACTAAAAGTTCTCCAAATGTTTCTTTGGTTTTCAACATCTCCTCTGACTGGGCTCCTCCTTTCAAACTCACATACATCAACCTTAGATCTTGCCAATTGGGTCCCAAATTTCCTACCTGGCTCAGAACTCAAAATGAGTTGACCACCGTAGTGCTGAATAATGCTGGAATTTCAGGTACTATACCAGATTGGTTATGGAAATTAGATTTGCAGCTCAGTGAACTAGACATTGCTTATAATCAATTAAGTGGCAGAGTTCCAAACTCATTAGTGTTCAGCTACCTAGCCAATGTTGATTTGAGTTCAAACCTCTTTGATGGTCCTCTCCCACTCTGGTCGTCTAATGTAAGTACACTGTATCTGagggataattttttttctggACCGATTCCTCAGAACATTGCTGAAGCAATGCCCATTCTGACAGATTTAGATATCTCTTGGAACTCTCTGAATGGTAGCATTCCCTTGTCCATGGGTAATCTACAGGCTTTGATGACCTTGATCATCTCCAACAATCATTTATCTGGAGAAATTCCTCAGTTCTGGAATAAGATGCCTTCCCTGTATATTGTAGATATGTCAAACAACAGCCTTTCAGGTACAATACCAAGATCACTGGGTTCCCTCACAACACTCAGATTCTTGGTGCTATCCAACAACAATCTCTCTGGTGAACTTCCTTCCCATCTGCAAAACTGCAGTGCCTTGGAAAGCCTTGATCTTGGTGATAACAAATTTTCTGGAAACATTCCATCCTGGATAGGAGAAACCATGCCATCCCTGTTGATTTTAGCCTTGCGGTCCAACTTCTTCAGCGGTAATATTCCTTCAGAAATCTGTGCCCTTTCCGCACTACACATTCTGGACCTCTCACACAACAATGTGTCAGGATTTATTCCTCCCTGTTTCAGGAACTTGAGCGGCTTCAAATCTGAACTTTCGGATGATGATATAGCACGGTATGAGGGACGCTTGAACCTTTATTCAAAAGGAAGAGCAATTGAATACTATCACAGTCTCTACCTAGTGAATAGTCTAGACCTGTCCTGTAATAACTTATCAGGAGAGATTCCTATAGAACTAACAAGCCTTCTGAAACTGGGAACCTTGAATTTGTCCAGCAATAATTTGGGGGGAACTATACCAGAAAAGATTGGAAACTTGCAGTGGTTGGAGACTCTCGACCTATCAAGAAACAAACTTTCTGGTCCAATTCCAATGAGCATGGCTTCCATAACCTTTTTGGTTCACCTGAATCTGTCACACAATAACTTGTCAGGGAAAATCCCAACAGGCAACCAGCTTCAAACCTTGATTGATTCGTCTATTTACCAGGGAAACCTCGCACTTTGTGGATTTCCTCTTACAAACGAGTGTCATGACAACAATGGAACAAATCCAACTGGGAAAGGAGAAGAcaaagatgatgaagatggaGATGACTCTGAGTTGCCATGGTTCTTTGTTAGCATGGGACTGGGTTTCATCATAGGACACTGGGGAGTTTGTGGCACATTAGTGATCAAGAAGTCATGGAGATATGCTTATTTTCGCTTTGTCGACAAAATGAAAGATAGGCTCCTTCTGGCTGTGGCACTGAATGTAGCCCGTCTGACAAGAAAGGTGTAG